In one Halorubrum sp. CBA1229 genomic region, the following are encoded:
- a CDS encoding ferritin-like domain-containing protein gives MSVSQRIASDDQLARLLQIGIVLEEVVEARAHHHYQRLDAELDDEIETLLADAAEESADHRERLESLISGLGVDSVPFDEIESLVDARYGRTKPEDFDGILYDQLCNEETAYKFYDDLIEAIKASDAEFSVDRERLLETLETIREEEAEGVSEVTEVMERR, from the coding sequence GTGAGCGTGAGCCAGCGGATCGCCTCCGACGACCAGCTCGCTCGGCTGCTGCAGATCGGGATCGTGTTGGAGGAGGTGGTCGAGGCGCGGGCGCACCACCACTACCAGCGCCTCGACGCCGAACTCGACGACGAGATCGAGACCCTGCTCGCGGACGCGGCCGAGGAGTCCGCGGACCACCGCGAGCGGCTGGAGTCGCTCATCTCCGGACTCGGGGTCGACAGCGTCCCGTTCGACGAGATCGAGTCGCTCGTCGACGCCCGCTACGGGCGGACCAAGCCCGAGGACTTCGACGGGATCTTATACGACCAGCTCTGCAACGAGGAGACGGCGTACAAGTTCTACGACGACCTCATCGAGGCGATCAAGGCGTCCGACGCCGAGTTCTCGGTCGACCGGGAGCGCCTCTTGGAGACGTTGGAAACGATCCGGGAGGAGGAGGCCGAGGGCGTCAGCGAGGTCACGGAGGTCATGGAGCGACGATGA
- a CDS encoding metal-dependent transcriptional regulator: MNTADQYLKTIYVVQEQEDGPASTGSIADALDVSPASANEMIGKLEERGLAEHEKYKGVRLTDDGIIRARDALQTYCIIERFLANVLGVEEFREEAHELEAVIDDTVAERLDTIIDRQPECPDCFDPETDACACLEVAMAPVESD, encoded by the coding sequence GTGAACACCGCAGACCAGTACCTCAAGACGATATACGTCGTACAGGAACAGGAGGACGGCCCGGCCTCGACGGGGTCGATAGCCGACGCCCTCGACGTGAGCCCGGCGAGCGCGAACGAGATGATCGGCAAGTTAGAGGAGCGCGGACTCGCCGAACACGAGAAGTACAAGGGCGTCCGGCTCACCGACGACGGTATCATCCGGGCGCGGGACGCCCTCCAGACGTACTGCATCATCGAGCGGTTCCTCGCGAACGTGCTCGGCGTCGAGGAGTTCCGCGAGGAGGCCCACGAGCTGGAGGCCGTCATCGACGACACCGTCGCCGAGCGACTCGACACGATCATCGACCGCCAGCCGGAGTGTCCGGACTGCTTCGACCCCGAGACGGACGCCTGCGCGTGTCTGGAGGTCGCGATGGCGCCCGTCGAGTCGGACTGA
- the prf1 gene encoding peptide chain release factor aRF-1, with protein MSSDAQEASDDRRKYEFRKVIEELRDFEGSGTQLVTIYIPEDRQISDVVAHVTQEHSEASNIKSKQTRTAVQDALTSIKDRLRYYDTFPPENGMVIFSGAIDAGGGQTDMVTRTLESPPQPVESFRYHCDSEFLTEPLEHMLEDSGLFGLIVLDRREANVGWLKGKRVEPVKSASSLVPGKQRKGGQSAQRFARLRLEAIDNFYQEVAGMADDLFVDKRHELDGILVGGPSPTKDEFLDGDYLHHELQDKVLGKFDVAYTDESGLKDLVDNASEALADQEIVEDKRHMDEFFEKLNTGEEATYGFEQTRRNLIMGSVDRLLISEDLRSDVVVYECPNGHEEYEVIDSRHSTPDHECSECGEPAEADERDDVIEHLMSIAEQRGTDTKFISTDFEKGEQLLDAFGGIAGILRYSTGV; from the coding sequence ATGAGTAGCGACGCCCAAGAGGCGAGCGACGACCGGCGGAAGTACGAGTTCCGCAAGGTCATCGAGGAGCTCCGCGACTTCGAGGGCTCCGGCACGCAGCTCGTCACCATCTACATCCCCGAAGACCGGCAGATCTCCGACGTGGTGGCTCACGTCACCCAGGAGCACAGCGAGGCGTCCAACATCAAGTCCAAGCAGACTCGGACTGCCGTCCAAGACGCGCTCACCTCGATCAAGGACCGCCTCCGCTACTACGACACCTTCCCGCCCGAGAACGGCATGGTGATCTTCTCGGGGGCGATCGACGCCGGCGGCGGCCAGACCGACATGGTCACCCGGACGCTGGAGTCGCCGCCCCAGCCCGTCGAGTCGTTCCGCTACCACTGCGACTCCGAGTTCCTCACCGAGCCGCTCGAACACATGCTGGAGGACTCCGGGCTGTTCGGGCTCATCGTCTTGGACCGCCGCGAGGCCAACGTCGGCTGGCTGAAGGGCAAGCGCGTCGAGCCCGTCAAGTCCGCCTCCTCGCTCGTCCCCGGCAAACAGCGGAAGGGGGGACAGTCAGCCCAGCGGTTCGCCCGCCTCCGCCTCGAAGCGATCGACAACTTCTACCAGGAGGTGGCCGGGATGGCCGACGACCTGTTCGTCGACAAGCGGCACGAGCTCGACGGCATCCTCGTCGGCGGCCCCTCCCCGACGAAAGACGAGTTCCTCGACGGCGACTACCTCCACCACGAGCTCCAGGACAAGGTGCTCGGGAAGTTCGACGTGGCCTATACCGACGAGTCCGGCCTGAAAGACCTCGTCGACAACGCCAGCGAGGCGCTCGCCGACCAGGAGATCGTCGAGGACAAACGTCACATGGACGAGTTCTTCGAGAAGCTCAACACCGGCGAGGAGGCCACGTACGGCTTCGAGCAGACCCGCCGGAACCTGATCATGGGGTCGGTCGACCGGCTGCTCATCTCCGAGGACCTCCGCTCCGACGTCGTCGTCTACGAGTGCCCGAACGGCCACGAGGAGTACGAGGTGATCGACTCGCGGCACTCGACCCCGGACCACGAGTGCTCCGAGTGCGGCGAGCCGGCCGAGGCCGACGAGCGCGACGACGTGATCGAACACCTGATGAGCATCGCCGAGCAGCGCGGCACGGACACGAAGTTCATCTCCACGGACTTCGAGAAGGGCGAGCAGCTGCTCGACGCGTTCGGCGGCATCGCGGGCATTCTGCGGTACTCGACGGGCGTCTAA
- the argS gene encoding arginine--tRNA ligase, translated as MFRQFRSEVADALGDALASLDLPTDDLGIERPPDDMDATLASSVAFRLAGEVGDAPPNVASEVADAVDVSGHDYLAAVDTAGPYVNFHAGERYLVDTLDAAAADAGYGALPDRDASVVVEHTSANPTGPVHVGRARNPIVGDAVANLMAYAGYDVDRHYYVNDAGRQMAVFTWAYERFDESDLDAEPARDRAEYDLVRYYRKGNAFLEEADPAEVDAAEAEISAILQGLEAGDEETYERVGEVVDTVLGGMKECLARLPAEFDEFVKETRFMRDGSTDDIAARLKETEHAVYEEDAWQLELDEWGIDKNLVFLRSDDTSLYTTRDLAHHEWKFDNYDRAVTVLGEDHKLQADQLDATLELLGNDTDRLGHVIYSYVNLPDGKMSTRRGTGVMLDDLLDEAIDRAREAVESRMDDRIRDDDLTDEDVERIAHQVGIGAVRYDIVSKQPAKAITFEWEDALDFEAQSAPFVQYVHARCAGILDEAAAAGVDVPGVTAAAGSDGAVDADALDVDAAALETDAARELLREVARFPAVIEAAADDLEPHTVATFTREFADAYNAFYRECPVVTAEDDELRAARVALVAAAKHTMANALDVLGVEAPESM; from the coding sequence ATGTTCAGGCAGTTCCGGTCGGAGGTGGCCGACGCGCTCGGCGACGCGCTCGCCTCGCTCGACCTCCCGACCGACGACCTCGGTATCGAACGCCCGCCCGACGACATGGACGCGACGCTCGCCTCCAGCGTCGCCTTCCGGCTCGCGGGCGAGGTCGGCGACGCGCCGCCGAACGTCGCGAGCGAGGTCGCCGACGCGGTCGACGTTTCCGGCCACGACTACCTCGCCGCGGTCGACACCGCCGGCCCGTACGTCAACTTCCACGCCGGCGAGCGCTACCTCGTCGACACGCTCGACGCGGCCGCCGCCGACGCGGGCTACGGCGCGCTCCCCGACCGCGACGCCTCGGTCGTCGTCGAGCACACGAGCGCGAACCCGACCGGCCCGGTCCACGTCGGCCGCGCGCGCAACCCGATCGTCGGCGACGCGGTCGCGAACCTCATGGCGTACGCGGGCTACGACGTCGACCGCCACTACTACGTCAACGACGCGGGCCGCCAGATGGCGGTGTTCACGTGGGCGTACGAGCGGTTCGACGAGTCCGACCTCGACGCGGAGCCCGCCCGCGACCGCGCCGAGTACGACCTCGTTCGCTACTACCGGAAGGGGAACGCCTTCTTAGAGGAGGCCGACCCCGCCGAGGTCGACGCCGCCGAAGCGGAGATCTCCGCGATCCTGCAGGGGCTCGAGGCCGGCGACGAGGAGACGTACGAACGGGTCGGCGAGGTCGTCGACACCGTCCTCGGCGGGATGAAGGAGTGCCTCGCGCGGCTCCCCGCGGAGTTCGACGAGTTCGTCAAGGAGACGCGGTTCATGCGCGACGGCTCCACCGACGATATCGCCGCGCGGCTCAAGGAGACCGAGCACGCGGTGTACGAGGAGGACGCCTGGCAGCTGGAGCTCGACGAGTGGGGGATCGACAAGAACCTCGTCTTCCTGCGCTCGGACGACACGAGTCTCTACACCACCCGCGACCTGGCGCACCACGAGTGGAAGTTCGACAACTACGACCGCGCCGTCACCGTCCTCGGCGAGGACCACAAGCTGCAGGCCGACCAGCTCGATGCGACCTTAGAGCTGCTCGGCAACGACACCGACCGGCTCGGCCACGTCATCTACTCGTACGTCAACCTCCCCGACGGGAAGATGTCCACCCGGCGCGGGACCGGCGTGATGCTCGACGACCTGCTCGACGAGGCGATCGACCGCGCCCGCGAGGCCGTCGAGAGCCGGATGGACGACCGCATCCGCGACGACGACCTCACCGACGAGGACGTCGAGCGCATCGCCCACCAGGTCGGCATCGGCGCGGTCCGGTACGACATCGTCTCGAAGCAGCCCGCGAAGGCGATCACCTTCGAGTGGGAGGACGCGCTCGACTTCGAGGCGCAGTCGGCCCCCTTCGTCCAGTACGTCCACGCGCGCTGCGCCGGCATCCTCGACGAGGCCGCGGCCGCCGGCGTCGACGTGCCGGGCGTGACGGCGGCCGCCGGGTCCGACGGCGCCGTCGACGCCGACGCCCTCGACGTCGACGCCGCGGCCCTCGAGACCGACGCGGCCCGCGAGCTCCTCCGCGAGGTCGCCCGCTTCCCAGCCGTCATCGAGGCGGCGGCCGACGACCTCGAGCCGCACACGGTCGCGACGTTCACCCGCGAGTTCGCCGACGCGTACAACGCCTTTTATAGGGAGTGCCCGGTCGTCACCGCCGAGGACGACGAGCTCCGGGCCGCCCGCGTCGCGCTCGTCGCGGCCGCGAAGCACACGATGGCGAACGCGCTCGACGTGCTCGGGGTCGAGGCGCCCGAGTCGATGTAG
- a CDS encoding PAS domain-containing protein, whose product MAGTIDTINVLHVDDEPEFADLTATFLEREDDRFEVETATSASEALADFAISTFDCIVSDHDMPSMNGIEFLEAVREEHPDLPFILYTGKGSEEVASDAITAGVTDYLQKGSGTDHYTLLANRIENVVESRRSQQKLAERDRDLRRYKHMINSMYESACLYDEHGRFEIVNEYLANWYNTTREALEGEESNLIRIIQEEAETGDPYQALLNGRRDQLSGELEAEFPNHGYAVLEYRLTPLTIDGTVEGVVGVTRDITAQKQHQRELEQTNALLSTLFDALPQGVLVEDESRNVLAVNQQLFRLFELPGSPEGVAGADCERLAEDLSDMFADSEQFVERINELITEREQVDEEELTLADGRTFERTHRPIELPDGGGHLWVYRDVTARKAREREIETIQRRFEAVLENTPTPMFMKDDEGEYIFVNQAYRDLFDLRDEEIVGRTDHEIHLSEMATEVQKNDRAVIERGEPIEAEEPIVVDGDERIFLTTKVPIYDTGERSDPDSPVAVFGVATDITERTVREQQLEALNQVTQELMRADTRDEVLEIGIETTRDLLGIELNAIHLYDEDAAGLVPAAATDAVSDLIGDPPVFTAEDSIAWRVYQRGEPRAVDDVHEDPDRYNPDTPVRSELYLPLADHGILIAGSPSPETFDDEDRLLSEILAGGLTRALEQVERTEQLRARERELTEQNDRLEEFASIVSHDLRNPINVAEGRLELAATECDSEHLEHVGRAHERMRTLIEDLLTLAREGETVTDFEAVALTALVERCWANVETDEATLVTDTERTVQADKSRLKQLFENLIRNAIDHGGGDVTVTVGEMDTGFYVEDDGPGIPADEREAIFEAGYSTRADGTGFGLSIVKRIVEAHEWEIDVTDGGEGGARFEITGVEFGAE is encoded by the coding sequence ATGGCTGGCACGATTGACACGATCAACGTCCTCCACGTTGATGACGAACCAGAGTTCGCAGATCTCACCGCGACGTTCCTCGAACGTGAAGACGACCGATTCGAGGTCGAAACGGCGACCAGTGCCAGCGAAGCCCTTGCCGACTTTGCAATCTCGACGTTCGATTGTATCGTCTCCGATCACGATATGCCAAGCATGAACGGTATCGAGTTCCTCGAAGCGGTGCGCGAGGAACATCCGGATCTCCCGTTTATTCTATACACCGGCAAGGGGTCTGAGGAAGTCGCTTCGGACGCGATCACCGCGGGGGTCACTGATTACCTTCAAAAAGGGAGCGGAACGGACCACTACACGCTCTTAGCCAATCGCATCGAGAACGTCGTCGAATCACGCCGGTCTCAACAAAAACTGGCCGAACGAGACCGCGACCTCCGACGATACAAACACATGATCAACTCGATGTATGAATCCGCTTGCCTCTACGATGAACACGGCCGCTTCGAAATCGTGAACGAGTATCTGGCCAACTGGTACAACACGACCCGTGAGGCGCTCGAAGGCGAAGAGAGCAACCTTATCCGGATAATCCAAGAGGAGGCCGAAACCGGAGACCCCTATCAGGCCCTTCTCAACGGACGGCGCGACCAACTGTCGGGGGAACTCGAAGCGGAGTTTCCCAACCACGGATACGCGGTGTTAGAGTACCGACTGACCCCGCTCACGATCGACGGGACTGTTGAGGGTGTCGTCGGGGTCACCCGAGATATAACTGCACAGAAACAACACCAACGGGAACTCGAACAGACCAACGCACTGCTTTCGACGCTCTTCGATGCACTCCCGCAGGGAGTGCTGGTTGAAGACGAATCTCGGAACGTCTTGGCGGTCAACCAGCAGCTGTTCAGGCTCTTTGAGCTGCCGGGCTCGCCCGAGGGAGTCGCCGGTGCGGACTGTGAGCGTCTGGCCGAAGATCTCAGCGATATGTTCGCTGACTCTGAGCAGTTCGTCGAGCGAATCAACGAACTGATCACTGAACGCGAACAGGTAGACGAAGAGGAACTGACACTCGCCGACGGACGAACGTTCGAACGGACCCACCGACCGATCGAGCTCCCGGACGGCGGGGGGCATCTATGGGTGTATCGGGACGTGACCGCTCGCAAGGCCCGCGAACGGGAGATCGAAACGATCCAGCGACGGTTCGAAGCCGTCCTTGAGAACACGCCGACACCGATGTTTATGAAGGACGACGAGGGCGAGTACATCTTCGTCAATCAGGCATACCGCGACCTCTTCGACCTACGAGACGAGGAAATCGTCGGGCGGACGGACCACGAGATCCACCTCTCGGAGATGGCCACCGAAGTCCAAAAGAACGACCGGGCCGTCATCGAGCGTGGCGAACCGATCGAGGCCGAGGAACCGATCGTTGTGGACGGTGACGAGCGGATCTTCCTGACCACGAAGGTTCCCATCTACGATACGGGGGAACGGTCCGACCCGGATTCGCCCGTTGCCGTCTTCGGCGTTGCGACAGACATTACCGAGCGCACGGTCCGCGAGCAGCAGCTCGAAGCGTTGAATCAGGTTACTCAAGAGCTGATGCGTGCGGACACGCGGGATGAGGTCCTCGAAATCGGTATCGAGACGACCAGGGACCTGCTGGGAATCGAGCTCAACGCGATCCACCTCTACGACGAGGACGCAGCGGGGCTCGTCCCGGCCGCAGCCACCGACGCCGTGTCCGATCTCATCGGCGATCCCCCGGTATTCACCGCCGAGGACAGCATCGCCTGGCGCGTCTACCAGCGAGGAGAGCCGCGCGCGGTCGACGATGTCCACGAAGACCCGGATCGGTACAACCCGGACACGCCGGTTCGGAGCGAACTCTACCTCCCGCTCGCGGACCACGGGATCCTGATCGCCGGGTCACCGTCACCGGAGACGTTCGACGACGAGGACAGACTCCTGAGTGAGATTCTGGCTGGCGGGTTAACGAGAGCACTCGAACAGGTCGAACGGACCGAGCAGCTCCGGGCTCGCGAGCGGGAGCTCACCGAGCAAAACGACCGGCTCGAAGAGTTCGCCAGTATCGTCTCTCACGACCTTCGGAACCCGATCAACGTGGCCGAAGGGCGCTTGGAACTGGCTGCGACGGAGTGCGATAGCGAGCACTTGGAACACGTGGGGCGCGCCCACGAGCGGATGCGGACGCTGATCGAGGACCTCCTGACGTTGGCCCGCGAGGGCGAGACGGTCACGGACTTCGAGGCGGTCGCGTTGACCGCACTTGTCGAGAGGTGCTGGGCGAACGTCGAAACGGACGAGGCCACGCTAGTCACCGACACTGAACGGACCGTACAGGCCGACAAGAGCCGTCTGAAACAGCTGTTCGAGAACCTGATTCGGAACGCTATCGACCACGGTGGCGGGGACGTGACCGTGACGGTCGGAGAGATGGACACGGGGTTCTACGTCGAAGACGACGGGCCCGGAATCCCTGCGGACGAACGCGAAGCCATCTTCGAAGCCGGCTACTCGACGAGAGCGGACGGAACCGGCTTCGGATTGAGTATTGTCAAACGGATCGTCGAGGCCCACGAGTGGGAGATCGATGTGACGGACGGTGGCGAGGGCGGCGCACGCTTCGAGATAACCGGTGTCGAGTTCGGTGCTGAATGA
- a CDS encoding NAD-dependent epimerase/dehydratase family protein, with the protein MDLTDSTALVTGGAGLVGSHLAARLLDRGATVRVADDLSKGDRDRVPDGADFIETDLTDSDDVAEAVTGDLDIVFHFAAYTDTNYDDDRELFEDNTAMTYNVLERMHEVGVDRLAFTSSSTVYGEAPRPTPEDHGPLEPISIYGSSKLADEALISTHAHSYGVRSWVFRFANIVGPHQRGNVIPDFIQKLDEDPSELEILGDGRQEKSYMHVSECVDAIQYVVEHAADDLNVYNLGTRTTTSVTAIADIVADELGVDPEYAYTGGDRGWTGDVPKMRLSIERLVDLGWEPAIESDEAVRRSASELIDEIVQ; encoded by the coding sequence ATGGACCTCACCGATTCGACCGCGCTGGTCACCGGCGGCGCGGGGCTCGTCGGGAGCCACCTCGCGGCCCGGCTCCTCGACCGCGGCGCGACGGTCCGCGTCGCCGACGACCTCTCGAAGGGCGACCGCGACCGCGTCCCCGACGGCGCCGACTTCATCGAGACCGACCTGACCGACTCCGACGACGTCGCCGAGGCGGTCACGGGCGACCTCGATATCGTCTTCCACTTCGCCGCGTACACCGACACGAACTACGACGACGACCGCGAGCTGTTCGAGGACAACACGGCGATGACGTACAACGTCTTGGAGCGTATGCACGAGGTCGGTGTCGACCGGCTCGCCTTCACCTCCTCCTCGACCGTCTACGGCGAGGCGCCGCGCCCGACGCCGGAGGACCACGGCCCGCTCGAACCCATCTCCATCTACGGCTCCTCGAAGCTCGCCGACGAGGCGCTGATCTCGACGCACGCCCACTCGTACGGGGTCCGGTCGTGGGTGTTCCGCTTCGCGAACATCGTCGGCCCCCACCAGCGCGGCAACGTGATCCCCGACTTCATCCAGAAGCTCGACGAGGACCCCTCCGAGTTAGAGATCCTCGGCGACGGCCGGCAGGAGAAGTCGTACATGCACGTCTCGGAGTGCGTCGACGCCATCCAGTACGTCGTCGAGCACGCCGCCGACGACCTGAACGTCTACAACCTCGGGACGCGCACGACCACCTCCGTGACGGCCATCGCCGACATCGTCGCCGACGAGCTGGGCGTCGACCCCGAGTACGCCTACACCGGCGGCGACCGCGGCTGGACCGGCGACGTGCCGAAGATGCGCCTCTCCATCGAGCGGCTCGTCGACCTCGGCTGGGAGCCCGCGATCGAGAGCGACGAGGCCGTCCGGCGGAGCGCGAGCGAGCTGATCGACGAGATCGTGCAATAG
- a CDS encoding iron ABC transporter permease has product MTLRTRIRDRLTDGDDRLPLGLTLLCAAIAATLVFPLTWLVIRAVAVERKRAMDLLFSAGTAEVLVNSLLLMAGVTAASILIGVPLAYLTARTDLPFRRFWSVAAALPLVVPSYVGAFSFVSAFGPQGAFHDILAPLGVERVPNIYGLSGTILVITLYTYPYVYLTTRAALLSFDTTMIEAARTLNHGRIAAFRRVTLPTIRPAIAAGALLSALYAVSDFGTPSIMQLPVFTRQIYVEYNSFGSDYAALLSLQLLVVVVLVLALEWAVRSNRNTSGDDAGQTDDRVSLGRLRWPATLLPAAVSGAALLVPLWILGLWLLRSESGRRPSLAFEPIMVVNSVSVSAAAAVVAALAAIPIAYFAANYDSPFAVIFERATYVGFAVPGIVLALALVYFGSGYAPWLYQTLPLLVFAYVVRFLPQVVGSTRTSILQIDRRLVEAARTLGESSTGAFRRVTFPLTRSGIVAGAALVFLTTMKELPVTLVLRPTGFETIVTQIWRAQKSVFYQYAVVPTLILLLISGLSMVVLLTQEGGEEGL; this is encoded by the coding sequence ATGACCCTGCGAACCCGGATCCGCGACCGGCTGACCGACGGCGACGACAGGCTTCCGCTCGGGCTGACGCTGCTTTGCGCGGCGATCGCCGCCACGCTCGTGTTCCCCCTGACGTGGCTCGTGATCAGAGCGGTCGCCGTCGAGCGGAAGCGGGCGATGGATCTCCTGTTCAGCGCCGGCACCGCCGAAGTGCTCGTCAACAGCCTCCTGTTGATGGCGGGGGTCACCGCCGCTTCGATCCTCATCGGCGTACCGCTCGCGTACCTCACGGCCCGGACCGATCTCCCCTTCCGGCGGTTCTGGTCCGTCGCGGCCGCGCTCCCGCTCGTCGTGCCGAGCTACGTCGGCGCTTTTTCGTTCGTCTCCGCGTTCGGCCCGCAGGGAGCGTTCCACGACATCCTCGCCCCGCTGGGCGTCGAGCGGGTGCCCAACATCTACGGCCTCTCCGGCACGATACTCGTGATCACGCTGTACACCTACCCCTACGTCTACCTGACCACCCGGGCCGCGCTGCTCTCTTTCGACACGACGATGATCGAGGCCGCCCGAACGCTCAACCACGGTCGGATCGCGGCGTTCCGTCGGGTTACGCTCCCGACGATCCGACCCGCGATCGCCGCCGGAGCGTTGCTCTCGGCGCTGTACGCCGTCTCCGACTTCGGGACACCCTCGATCATGCAGCTCCCCGTGTTCACCCGACAGATCTACGTGGAGTACAACTCGTTCGGCAGCGACTACGCCGCGCTGCTCTCCCTCCAGCTGCTCGTCGTGGTCGTCCTCGTGCTCGCCTTGGAGTGGGCCGTCCGCTCGAACCGGAACACGAGCGGCGACGACGCGGGGCAGACGGACGACCGGGTCTCGCTCGGCCGTCTGCGCTGGCCCGCGACGCTGCTGCCGGCCGCGGTGTCAGGGGCTGCGCTGCTCGTCCCCCTGTGGATCCTCGGACTGTGGCTGCTCCGGTCCGAGTCCGGGCGCCGCCCCTCGCTGGCGTTCGAGCCGATCATGGTGGTCAACTCAGTGTCAGTCTCCGCGGCGGCGGCCGTCGTCGCCGCGCTCGCCGCGATCCCGATCGCGTACTTCGCCGCGAACTACGATTCGCCGTTCGCGGTGATATTCGAGCGAGCGACGTACGTCGGCTTCGCGGTGCCAGGCATCGTACTGGCGCTCGCGCTGGTGTACTTCGGCTCCGGCTACGCGCCGTGGCTCTACCAGACGCTCCCGCTCCTGGTGTTCGCGTACGTCGTCCGCTTCCTCCCGCAGGTGGTCGGGTCGACGCGGACCTCCATCCTTCAGATCGACCGACGGCTCGTCGAAGCCGCGCGCACCCTCGGAGAGTCGTCGACCGGCGCGTTCAGGCGCGTGACGTTCCCGCTCACGCGCTCCGGCATCGTCGCCGGCGCCGCGCTCGTCTTCCTCACGACGATGAAGGAGCTCCCCGTCACGCTCGTGCTCCGCCCCACCGGGTTCGAAACGATCGTCACGCAGATCTGGCGCGCACAGAAGAGCGTGTTCTACCAGTACGCGGTCGTCCCCACGCTCATCCTGCTCCTCATCTCCGGACTCTCGATGGTCGTCCTCCTCACGCAGGAGGGCGGCGAAGAGGGGTTGTGA
- a CDS encoding gluconate 2-dehydrogenase subunit 3 family protein: MELTRRDAAAALAAIGATGGVALGVRRATDDGPIDADASWDGEGSPDDEAVREAMTAVARVLYPEEVSGIDAFVDGVLDGRLDGSAHAEGVRAAVTEVESAARSWYDAPVAELSAAERDDLLRELGADTAEEDPAGTTAERVRFFVVNELLLALYSSPTGGELVGIENPQGYGGGAKSYQEGPR; this comes from the coding sequence ATGGAACTGACGCGACGCGACGCGGCGGCTGCGCTGGCCGCGATCGGCGCGACCGGCGGGGTCGCGCTCGGCGTCCGTCGGGCGACCGACGACGGACCGATCGATGCCGACGCGTCGTGGGACGGCGAGGGCTCCCCCGACGACGAGGCGGTCCGCGAGGCGATGACCGCGGTGGCGCGGGTGCTCTACCCCGAGGAAGTCTCCGGGATCGACGCGTTCGTCGACGGCGTCCTCGACGGGCGTCTCGACGGGTCGGCGCACGCGGAGGGGGTCCGCGCCGCGGTCACCGAGGTGGAGTCGGCGGCCCGGTCGTGGTACGACGCGCCCGTCGCCGAGCTCTCGGCGGCCGAGCGCGACGACCTGCTGCGCGAGCTCGGCGCGGACACGGCCGAGGAGGACCCCGCGGGGACGACTGCGGAACGCGTCCGCTTCTTCGTCGTCAACGAGCTGCTGCTCGCGCTGTACTCGTCGCCGACGGGCGGCGAGCTCGTCGGCATCGAGAACCCGCAGGGGTACGGCGGCGGCGCGAAGAGCTACCAGGAGGGACCGCGATGA